Proteins found in one Thermopolyspora flexuosa genomic segment:
- the cutA gene encoding divalent-cation tolerance protein CutA, producing the protein MSTEVEVHVTTSNRQEADQIASAVVSRRLAACAQVVAKISSTYWWEGEVRQAEEWLLLMKTTTDRFDDLAACVRELHSYEAPQVVAVPIVRGTPDYLEWIRQETDPARGD; encoded by the coding sequence ATGAGCACCGAGGTTGAAGTTCACGTCACTACGAGTAATCGGCAGGAGGCCGATCAGATCGCAAGTGCGGTCGTATCCCGGCGCCTGGCCGCGTGCGCGCAAGTGGTCGCCAAAATCTCCTCCACCTACTGGTGGGAGGGCGAGGTACGCCAGGCAGAGGAATGGTTGCTGCTCATGAAGACGACCACTGATCGCTTTGACGACCTCGCAGCGTGCGTACGTGAGCTGCACTCCTACGAAGCGCCGCAGGTCGTGGCAGTACCGATCGTGCGAGGTACGCCGGATTACCTGGAGTGGATCAGGCAGGAGACAGACCCAGCGCGCGGCGATTAG
- a CDS encoding NUDIX hydrolase produces the protein MGEDTERTRWIVHGERLVYDNRWIRLALADVEIPGGERFEHHVVHLKRAAIAVVVDEDDRVLMMWRHRFVADRWGWELPGGLVEAGEDALVTAAREVEEETGYRPKQMEPLLTYQPIAGLVDAEHLLFLARGAEYVGEPTGEVEADLIRWIPMAEIPQMIARGDIWTSGTLIGLYAAREWLSSERA, from the coding sequence GTGGGCGAGGACACCGAGCGTACGCGCTGGATCGTGCACGGGGAGCGGCTGGTCTATGACAACCGGTGGATCCGGTTGGCGCTGGCCGACGTTGAGATCCCCGGGGGTGAGCGGTTCGAGCATCATGTGGTGCACCTGAAACGGGCGGCGATCGCGGTCGTGGTCGATGAGGACGATCGGGTGCTGATGATGTGGCGGCACCGGTTCGTGGCCGACCGGTGGGGCTGGGAGCTGCCCGGCGGGCTGGTGGAGGCCGGCGAGGATGCTCTTGTCACGGCGGCCCGGGAGGTCGAGGAGGAGACCGGGTACCGGCCCAAGCAGATGGAGCCGCTGCTCACCTACCAGCCGATCGCGGGCTTGGTGGATGCCGAGCACCTGCTGTTTCTCGCTCGCGGCGCCGAGTACGTCGGTGAGCCGACGGGGGAGGTCGAGGCGGATCTGATCCGCTGGATCCCGATGGCCGAGATCCCACAGATGATCGCCCGGGGTGACATCTGGACGTCGGGGACGTTGATCGGGTTGTATGCGGCCCGGGAGTGGCTCAGTTCAGAGCGCGCTTGA
- a CDS encoding dihydrofolate reductase family protein: MAKAQELAGDRLVEVTAGDVGGQVLAAGLVDEVRMDVVPVVFGFGKRFFGSVDAQHLLEDPDVVIRGNRVLHLRYRVRR, from the coding sequence GTGGCCAAGGCGCAGGAGCTCGCCGGTGACCGCCTGGTAGAGGTCACCGCGGGCGACGTCGGCGGGCAGGTGCTCGCCGCGGGCCTGGTCGACGAGGTGCGCATGGACGTCGTACCCGTCGTGTTCGGATTTGGCAAGCGCTTCTTCGGGTCGGTCGACGCGCAGCACCTGCTGGAGGACCCCGACGTGGTGATCCGCGGCAACCGGGTGCTTCACCTGCGCTATCGGGTGCGCCGTTGA
- a CDS encoding lipocalin-like domain-containing protein, giving the protein MRKTTVLKLSTAAALTALLTTIMTTGGRAAVADTTHPRPAATTSAKGAPTMVDPEADLAAQTPEPEGRWTDNIYFSSRVKAGGQDIGVVVQTVSAHNAQPRIVSFAVTNVTTGWYKNEAIVVDPGDYRWSTTGFEITAPGLKWTGDARRMNVSITVPWGSFNVTARARGPVLHYGGVGAFPLFGRTNHEYAFPDMQTTGTLVIDGKARRVTGRSWLDRQWGVIPDDPNLRWRWTWMNFNMPNGDSLAVWDAVSIHGENSWATVVRRDGTHEVVAVEPLARRADRFYTSSVSGDRYPTRWRIGIPALGTKLTVTVVGPRKQEITQGSGGRLEATTSFTGVHRNTKVSGKNNVRLIGDWKP; this is encoded by the coding sequence TTGCGGAAAACCACAGTCCTCAAACTGAGCACCGCCGCCGCCCTGACGGCGCTGCTCACCACCATCATGACGACCGGCGGCCGGGCGGCCGTCGCCGACACGACCCACCCGAGGCCCGCCGCGACCACCTCGGCCAAGGGGGCCCCGACCATGGTCGATCCCGAGGCGGATCTGGCCGCGCAGACCCCCGAGCCGGAGGGCCGCTGGACCGACAACATCTACTTCAGCAGCCGCGTGAAGGCCGGCGGCCAGGACATCGGGGTGGTGGTGCAGACCGTCAGCGCGCACAATGCGCAACCGCGGATCGTGTCCTTCGCCGTCACCAACGTGACCACCGGCTGGTACAAGAACGAAGCGATCGTCGTCGACCCGGGTGACTACCGGTGGAGCACGACCGGCTTCGAGATCACGGCGCCGGGCCTGAAGTGGACCGGCGACGCCCGGCGGATGAACGTGTCGATCACCGTGCCGTGGGGCTCCTTCAACGTGACCGCCCGGGCGCGGGGACCGGTCCTCCACTACGGCGGCGTCGGCGCGTTTCCGCTCTTCGGCCGCACCAACCACGAGTACGCCTTCCCGGACATGCAGACCACCGGCACCCTCGTCATCGACGGCAAGGCGCGGCGCGTGACCGGCCGCTCCTGGCTCGACCGCCAGTGGGGCGTGATCCCGGACGACCCGAACCTCCGGTGGCGGTGGACGTGGATGAACTTCAACATGCCCAACGGCGACTCCCTGGCCGTCTGGGACGCCGTCTCCATCCACGGCGAGAACTCCTGGGCCACCGTGGTACGCCGCGACGGCACCCACGAGGTGGTGGCGGTCGAGCCGCTCGCCAGGCGCGCGGACCGCTTCTACACGAGCTCCGTGAGCGGTGACCGGTACCCGACCCGCTGGCGCATCGGCATCCCCGCGCTCGGCACGAAGCTCACCGTCACCGTGGTGGGCCCCCGCAAGCAGGAGATCACCCAGGGCTCGGGCGGCCGTCTCGAAGCCACCACGTCCTTCACCGGCGTCCACCGGAACACCAAGGTCAGCGGGAAGAACAACGTGAGGCTGATCGGCGACTGGAAGCCATGA
- a CDS encoding LysR family transcriptional regulator — MDGLETRELRYFVAVAEELHFGRAAERLQMAQPPLSRAIRRLERRLGVQLLNRDNRGVSLTPAGETLLKEARRALDAVDAAVRRTRRAAMAKPTLVLTTKAGASHALLKELLDAYAARPGAVEIDVLLCEIGEQRGLLLNGQADVAIMHAPFDLMTGLESVEILTEGQVAILPRSHPLARRSTLTMAEVSNVPDLPMARWPRHDFTYPPGPGPEVRSQSQLAQLVALGRTLLVIPASSRAWQWPEHVAVPVTDAPLATTLLAWPAGVQSPALAGLIETAKEVSERLAKDPLDVLGVR, encoded by the coding sequence GTGGACGGTCTGGAAACTCGCGAATTGCGGTACTTCGTGGCGGTGGCCGAGGAACTCCACTTCGGCCGCGCCGCCGAGCGTCTGCAGATGGCCCAGCCGCCGCTGTCCCGGGCCATCCGCCGGCTCGAGCGCCGCCTGGGAGTCCAGCTCCTGAACCGCGACAACCGGGGCGTCTCGCTCACTCCGGCGGGCGAGACCCTCCTGAAGGAGGCCCGGCGCGCGCTCGACGCGGTCGACGCGGCCGTACGCCGTACCCGCCGCGCCGCGATGGCCAAGCCCACTCTGGTGCTCACCACGAAGGCGGGCGCCTCCCACGCGCTGCTGAAGGAGCTGCTCGACGCGTATGCCGCGCGGCCGGGGGCCGTCGAGATCGACGTACTGCTGTGTGAGATCGGCGAGCAGCGGGGACTGCTGCTCAACGGCCAGGCCGACGTGGCGATCATGCACGCGCCGTTCGACCTGATGACCGGGCTCGAGAGCGTCGAGATCCTGACGGAGGGCCAGGTCGCGATCCTGCCGAGGTCGCATCCGCTCGCTCGGCGCTCCACCCTGACCATGGCGGAGGTGAGCAACGTCCCCGACCTGCCGATGGCCCGGTGGCCGCGCCACGACTTCACCTATCCGCCCGGCCCTGGGCCCGAGGTACGCAGCCAGTCCCAGCTCGCGCAACTCGTCGCCCTCGGGCGGACGCTGCTGGTCATCCCGGCCTCCAGCCGCGCCTGGCAGTGGCCGGAACACGTCGCGGTCCCGGTCACCGACGCCCCCTTGGCCACAACCCTCCTCGCCTGGCCCGCCGGCGTGCAGTCCCCCGCACTGGCCGGCCTCATCGAAACGGCGAAAGAGGTCAGCGAGCGGCTGGCCAAGGATCCCCTCGACGTGCTCGGCGTGCGCTGA
- a CDS encoding oxidoreductase — MATKVGAVRDEQGGWPPAREPDQLRRQVEDNLKTLGVDRLDLVYLRLGDATGPQPGSIARAFETLVELQRQGVIRHLGVSNATPEQVAEAQSIGRIVAVQNLYNLAIRFDDELIDRLAAENVAYVPFFPLGGFTPLQSEALSAVAKRLNSTPFSVALAWLLHRSPNILLIPGTSRVQHLRENVTGAALSLSDEDLAELDKIGRQG; from the coding sequence GTGGCCACGAAGGTCGGGGCGGTCCGTGACGAGCAGGGCGGCTGGCCGCCGGCCCGCGAGCCCGACCAGCTGCGCCGGCAGGTCGAGGACAACCTCAAGACCCTCGGGGTGGACCGGCTGGACCTGGTCTACCTGCGCCTCGGCGACGCCACCGGGCCGCAGCCCGGCTCGATCGCCCGGGCCTTCGAGACGCTCGTCGAGCTGCAGCGGCAGGGCGTGATCCGGCACCTCGGGGTGAGCAACGCGACGCCGGAGCAGGTCGCAGAGGCCCAGTCGATCGGGCGGATCGTGGCCGTGCAGAACCTGTACAACCTCGCCATCCGCTTCGACGACGAGCTCATCGACCGGCTCGCCGCCGAGAACGTCGCCTACGTGCCCTTCTTCCCGCTCGGCGGGTTCACCCCGCTGCAGTCCGAGGCGCTTTCCGCGGTGGCGAAGCGGCTGAACAGCACGCCGTTCAGCGTCGCGCTGGCGTGGCTGCTGCACCGCTCGCCGAACATCCTGCTGATCCCGGGGACCTCGCGCGTGCAGCACCTGCGGGAGAACGTGACCGGTGCCGCCCTTTCGCTCAGCGACGAGGACCTCGCCGAACTGGACAAGATCGGCCGTCAGGGCTGA
- a CDS encoding MFS transporter: MADPKRDPVPIATSAPPPEQARAGRRAWLGLLVVLGPVLLVSMDGSILFLTMPTITHALAPTADQALWILDGYGFAVGSLLIAFGNLGDRYGRLKLLMIGVTVFGLGSAGAAFSPSPEWLIGCRVLMGLGGATLLPSGLAVLGELFPNPRQRAQAIGVFAATFAAGFAIGPVIGGLLLSRFAWGSVFLINLPVVVVFLAAAPFVLREVRATRPGGVDVPSILLSAGGLLAVVYAIKDFAAYGPSWPVLASGAAGVLVLIWFVLRQRRLAYPLVDVTLFREKVFTVAIVTGVLSLVAWSAAAYLTGIYLQTVLDLPVLTAALLALPGAAVLITMCVITPRIAERIGKRRALALCYFAIAAGLALLLPTTTTGGIGWYIASTAIAGVGYGISFALVADTAVAAVPADRAGAAGAIAETSNEIGNALGIALLGSIAALAFRVLGPELAPTLNETLDLAGTATVVSAAKSAFLTGLHIAMATGAILCAGMGVLTLRWIPKAQFQPDRTRR; the protein is encoded by the coding sequence ATGGCTGACCCGAAGCGTGACCCGGTTCCGATCGCCACGTCCGCACCGCCGCCGGAGCAGGCGAGGGCAGGCCGCCGTGCCTGGCTCGGCCTGCTGGTCGTCCTCGGCCCGGTGCTGCTGGTCTCGATGGACGGCTCGATCCTGTTCCTGACCATGCCGACCATCACCCACGCGCTCGCGCCCACGGCGGATCAGGCGCTGTGGATCCTCGACGGCTACGGCTTCGCCGTCGGCTCGCTGCTGATCGCGTTCGGCAATCTCGGGGACCGGTACGGCAGGCTGAAGCTGCTCATGATCGGCGTGACCGTCTTCGGCCTCGGTTCCGCCGGGGCCGCGTTCTCGCCCTCGCCCGAGTGGCTCATCGGCTGCCGCGTGCTCATGGGCCTCGGTGGCGCGACACTGCTGCCGTCCGGGCTCGCCGTACTCGGCGAACTCTTCCCGAATCCCCGGCAACGCGCCCAGGCCATCGGCGTTTTCGCGGCCACCTTCGCCGCCGGCTTCGCGATCGGCCCGGTGATAGGCGGACTGCTGCTGAGCCGGTTCGCATGGGGCTCGGTGTTCCTCATCAACCTTCCCGTGGTCGTCGTCTTCCTCGCGGCCGCCCCGTTCGTGCTCCGCGAGGTCAGGGCCACCCGTCCGGGCGGCGTCGACGTGCCGTCGATCCTGCTTTCCGCGGGCGGGCTCCTGGCGGTGGTGTACGCGATCAAGGATTTCGCCGCCTACGGCCCGTCCTGGCCGGTCCTCGCCTCCGGCGCGGCGGGTGTCCTGGTACTGATCTGGTTCGTCCTCCGGCAGCGGCGGCTCGCGTATCCGCTGGTCGACGTGACCCTCTTCCGCGAGAAGGTCTTCACCGTCGCGATCGTCACCGGCGTGCTCTCCCTGGTCGCCTGGTCGGCCGCGGCCTACCTGACCGGCATCTACCTGCAGACCGTCCTCGACCTGCCCGTCCTCACCGCCGCCCTCCTCGCGCTGCCCGGTGCGGCGGTGCTGATCACGATGTGCGTGATCACTCCCCGGATCGCGGAGCGAATCGGCAAGCGCCGCGCGCTCGCCCTCTGCTACTTCGCGATCGCCGCCGGCCTCGCTCTCCTCCTGCCGACCACGACCACCGGCGGGATCGGCTGGTACATCGCGTCGACGGCCATCGCGGGAGTGGGCTACGGCATCTCGTTCGCGCTCGTGGCCGACACCGCCGTCGCCGCGGTCCCCGCCGACCGGGCGGGCGCGGCCGGCGCCATCGCGGAGACCTCGAACGAGATCGGCAACGCCCTCGGCATCGCCCTCCTCGGCTCCATCGCCGCCCTCGCCTTCCGCGTCCTCGGCCCCGAACTCGCCCCCACACTCAACGAGACGCTCGACCTGGCGGGCACGGCGACCGTCGTGAGCGCAGCGAAGTCCGCATTTCTGACCGGACTGCACATCGCCATGGCGACCGGCGCCATCCTCTGCGCGGGCATGGGCGTTCTCACCCTGCGCTGGATCCCCAAGGCGCAATTCCAACCCGATCGAACGCGGCGATAG
- a CDS encoding helix-turn-helix domain-containing protein, giving the protein MRTETLGVFLKTRRARVTPQDVGLRSYGTVRRVPGLRREELAQLAGVSVGYYTRLEQDQGTASPQVLDALARVLRLDTTETAHLHNLAQRSGLSRLSPPEPEVLAPRVATLLASLGESVPAIVLGRRGDVLAWNRTGHALIAEHLEYTAPDSPETRPSIPRMFFLDPLHRDLYRNWDELARIHIGYLRLTSGRYPDDAKLAELIGELAMRSPEFASVWATGEVADCTAGPMDLRHPTLGDIELDYQVWLQPDSPDHRLEVYTPRNETSRDAIRLL; this is encoded by the coding sequence ATGCGGACCGAGACGCTGGGCGTGTTCCTCAAGACGCGCCGTGCCCGGGTCACGCCGCAGGACGTGGGCCTGCGGTCGTACGGCACGGTACGCCGCGTTCCGGGCCTGCGGCGGGAGGAACTCGCGCAGCTCGCCGGCGTCAGCGTCGGCTACTACACGCGGCTGGAGCAGGACCAGGGCACCGCCTCGCCGCAGGTGCTCGACGCACTCGCCCGGGTGCTCCGTCTCGACACCACCGAGACCGCGCACCTGCACAATCTCGCGCAGCGCTCCGGGCTCTCCCGGCTCAGCCCGCCCGAGCCGGAGGTCCTCGCGCCCCGCGTCGCGACGTTGCTGGCCTCGCTGGGCGAGAGCGTGCCGGCCATCGTGCTCGGCAGACGCGGTGACGTGCTCGCGTGGAACCGCACCGGTCACGCGCTCATCGCGGAACACCTCGAGTACACGGCCCCGGACTCGCCGGAGACCAGGCCGTCCATTCCGCGCATGTTCTTCCTCGACCCGCTGCATCGCGACCTGTACCGGAACTGGGACGAACTGGCGCGCATCCACATCGGCTATCTGCGGCTGACCTCCGGGCGGTATCCCGACGACGCGAAGCTCGCGGAATTGATCGGGGAACTCGCCATGCGCAGTCCCGAGTTCGCGAGCGTCTGGGCCACCGGGGAGGTCGCCGACTGTACGGCGGGCCCGATGGATCTGCGTCACCCCACCCTCGGCGATATCGAGCTGGATTACCAGGTCTGGCTCCAGCCGGACAGCCCCGATCACCGCCTTGAGGTCTACACGCCGCGCAATGAAACGTCGCGCGACGCCATCAGGCTCCTGTAG
- a CDS encoding DegT/DnrJ/EryC1/StrS family aminotransferase, protein MTPAQIVAKRTGRRCLDLPSNRLGLYLALRHWCTPGQRLLMSPISADEIIFLVLAAGLVPVIAPLSILDGNIEVTRALLESVDAVLTTNLYGLPDRVTEYSGKTLIEDAAHGIETTVNGQPLGTFGVAGVFSLSKHAAAGSGGVLAVEHESDYRELKRHRDLLLRPGSLRCEIRSVLTSMARQTALRLNQVRPALAISRMLGLEEEREGYRIPPRRADLEKALAHAPNLPPFDPWVRADLHHYRNRNGALARWYQSRRMRALPRERDRRIAGVHLLAELPSAAEGVRMHVDQPLFRVPLLVEDRDAAIATLERHGVATGYLYDPPYDDYLPGLVVPSPSPEAARFWARHVLPVDPLYAHRALPVVRRLRPASPPPATRPPAPARPTTAPNSR, encoded by the coding sequence GTGACGCCTGCCCAAATCGTTGCAAAGAGGACCGGCCGTCGCTGTCTTGATCTGCCGTCGAACAGGCTCGGCCTGTACCTCGCACTCCGGCACTGGTGCACGCCTGGACAGCGGCTGCTCATGTCGCCCATATCCGCCGATGAGATCATTTTCCTGGTGCTGGCCGCCGGGCTGGTGCCGGTCATCGCGCCGCTGTCGATTCTGGACGGGAACATCGAGGTCACCCGCGCCCTCCTCGAGTCGGTGGACGCCGTGCTCACCACCAACCTGTACGGCCTGCCGGACCGGGTCACCGAATACTCCGGCAAGACGCTCATCGAGGATGCCGCGCACGGCATAGAGACGACCGTGAACGGGCAACCGCTCGGCACCTTCGGCGTCGCCGGCGTGTTCAGCCTCTCCAAACATGCGGCGGCGGGCTCGGGAGGCGTCCTGGCCGTCGAGCACGAGTCCGACTACCGCGAGCTGAAGCGCCACCGTGACCTGCTGCTCCGGCCCGGATCGCTCCGCTGCGAGATCCGCTCGGTGCTCACCTCCATGGCCCGCCAGACGGCGCTGCGCCTGAACCAGGTACGGCCCGCCCTCGCGATATCCCGCATGCTGGGCCTTGAGGAGGAGCGGGAGGGGTACCGCATTCCCCCGCGCCGGGCTGACCTGGAGAAAGCCCTCGCCCACGCGCCGAACCTGCCGCCGTTCGACCCGTGGGTACGCGCCGACCTGCACCACTACCGCAACCGGAACGGCGCGCTCGCCCGCTGGTACCAGTCCAGGCGCATGCGGGCGCTGCCGCGCGAGCGGGACCGGCGGATCGCGGGCGTACACCTCCTGGCCGAGCTACCCTCGGCCGCCGAGGGCGTGCGGATGCACGTGGACCAGCCGCTGTTCCGCGTCCCCCTCCTCGTCGAGGACCGCGACGCCGCGATCGCCACCCTGGAACGGCACGGCGTCGCCACCGGCTACCTGTACGACCCGCCGTACGACGACTACCTTCCCGGCCTCGTCGTGCCCTCCCCGTCCCCCGAGGCGGCCCGCTTCTGGGCCCGGCACGTGCTTCCGGTCGACCCGCTCTACGCCCACCGGGCGCTCCCGGTCGTCAGGCGGCTCCGGCCGGCATCCCCGCCGCCCGCCACGCGTCCTCCGGCTCCGGCCCGGCCGACGACGGCGCCGAACTCCCGCTGA